A segment of the Arachis hypogaea cultivar Tifrunner chromosome 5, arahy.Tifrunner.gnm2.J5K5, whole genome shotgun sequence genome:
aagggggggggggggggggaagctAATCGAAACCATAATGAAAATTATCATTCTACTTCAAGAAATTCAACTAAAATGGTAATTGGGCACGCATTGTTTCCCAATAATCTTACACATGTAGCACAAAATTTATCAAACTTAAAAATCCAACACAATAATGTGAAATTCAAAGACCCAAAACATCGAATTTATTCAATTCATGATGAATAATGAGCAAGACCAAACATGCTAAGTTGGAAGACATGTTTTTCAAAAGTCTTGCTAAAATATAGAATAGTTCCCAATTTACCAAatcagataaaataaataaaataaaagatgttAATACTGCAGCAAATGATTAAAATGCTATTGTCGAAAAATCCAACTACGAAACTTAAGCAAACAAAATAACGATCGAATAATCACAACCAGAATTAACAAGCCACTAACACatgcaacaagaaagaaaaagaacaaattaaatcGACAATAAACGTGAAAATCGAAAGCATATAAAAGCTAAAGAAttagaaaagaatgaaaaccTTAGTTGCGAGTTGCTTCCTTGGAGCCTTTCCACCGGTAGATTTGCGAGCGGTTTGCTTCGTACGTGCCATGTCTGCTTGCGGAAGACGAAAGAGGAGATTATCTACAAATCGAAGCACGTAAGGGACTAAAGACACATTGAATCACCGAAGTATGAAAAAATTTAGGTGGGAATAACAAATTGGAAGAGAGGGAAGAAGGGAATTACCAGGTTAGggttttcaaattcttcaatcgCCAAGACGAGAGAGGATTCGATATTCCACCGACAATGAACCTAATAAGTGCCTTCGCAGGTTATAAAAACGCACGTGCTACCCCGTTCTGATCAAAACTATTTAAGATAGGCCGCGCTTTCAAAATAAATAGAGTAGTAATTACTCctcaagaaattaaaaaattggatattttagtatttaaaaaaaataattttgttaggttgataataatttttttaaataatgtgaatattgGATTTTAAAATtgacccaataaaataaaaaagcacTTCACTCTAAATTACCTCCTAAaccttaatattaggataaccatTCGTAACTTAGTGAATTAAACATCCAGCCgttattaattgtgtatgagtaaatcgaataaaaaaaacatccaattaagaataattaacataatcatctgcatacctattgaattgaacattcgacatatctattgttcacattatttagtattctcattgtcttcctatattttttcataaaaaaataatgcataaaaatatctttaaaattttattttgatagataaattagtttttaatttttttgacaggataatgatttaaattagtctttaaagattaaaaaaataaatattttaatttttaaaaaaattaatatataaattaatctcCAACATTTTTTCtgtcaaacataattttttatttatttttctgacaTAACTTATTAACGGAGAATATAAATTTAACACACTTTTTTTAACATGGTTTTTGAATACGttataaatcaaagaaaaatgatATATATGTCATATAAATGTATATGTTAAGTTAgtctaattatattaaattaattgataatttagtaattaaattgaGATTCAAgtgaaaatagaagaataattttGATTATATTTCATTCATAGTTATCACACCCAACTAAGTTAtactaaatacaaaatattaaatggttttaaattttattgaataacattattattattattattaagtgacaatatatatatatatatatataatttttaagtatttatttaaaaaatagtaataaatatgaTATAATTATGGGCATAAAAGATATATTaggattaataattttttattttaaatttatatttattcaaaaatttaatattcattttaataattgtgtacaattaacaaaattattaatttgagaaagtatatataaaattaaaaataaaaacaaatacatataaaaaataatatttgtttaaTTCGAAAAATAGATAGAGAACTGTTATGTCTAATAAAGAAAAACGTTGAAAattaatttgtgtattaatttttagaggactaaaatatatttttttaatttttgggatTGATTTGGATAACTATTCTGCCAAAAAAATAGAGCAGGGACTGATTTGTCTTTCGGAATAAAactttaaagatatttttgtatattaattttttttagggactaaaatatctacctttaaaatctttaaaaaatgatttaaataattactcaAATAAATAATATAGAGACAAAATGACCGATGGAGTATAATTTTAGAGTTCGTTGCTACTTtctttttacaattatttattatttaaaattatcgtcaaattaatttggataatatttaaagttattttatataatatatgtaaaaaattCAACTTATTTTTCTATTAGTCatgaatacatatatataacttttgataagaaactatattaaatattttctatCTTAAAAAGCATAATTTACAATCTTAACAAATTAGAATGCATAATTTTCTATCCTAGTAAAGATATACATGAGAGTACTCTTGGAGTACCGTATTTATACTTAAATTAtagaaatattattaatataatatttaactgTATTTTTAGCAACCTGAAGAGCTGCTTGACTGTTGCAATAGAGACGAATGGGGCATGATGAGGCACGGATAGAGAGGAAAGTATATTTTTAATCCACTTCAATTATTTGTTGTCTGATCCAATATTCAGCCTCAGTAGAGGAGGAGGCAGACCCTGTCTGTTGTTTTTGAGTTTTCCAAAATATTGATGAGTTACCAAGTTGGATGCATCGGCCTGTGATTGATTTGAGAGTGAGTTGACAACTATTAGTCACACCATCTAGAGCCGTAAATTATTCTCTCGTGGGAGAAGAATTCCTTGTCCAGGATGTCCCTTTAAATAGCGTACAACACGTAAAGCAGCTTGCCAGTCTTTGATGCGTGAATTTTGCATGACATGGGACAACATGTGAACAGATCAGGTCGAGTAAAACACAAATAAATCAGTCTTCCAACAAGTCGACGATATATACAAGGATCGGATAAAAGAGAACCTGTAGCTGACCCCAGTGGATGATTATCTTCGCACGGTGTTGCTACAAGCTTAGCACCTAGAAGTCCTGTTTCGGTGATCATATCCAAAGCATATTTTTTTTGGCACAAAAAGATTTCAGTCGGAGATCTAGCAACCTCAACTCTTAAGAAGTATTTCAGCTGGCCTAAATTTTTCATGTGAAAACATGTGTGTAAATACTCTTTGAAACATTGAATTGTAGCACCATCATTTCTTGCAATGACAAGGTCATCAACATATACCAAAACTACCAATAGCACACTATTGTGGCAAAAGCTAAACAAGGAATGGTCTTTCGGGAATTGCTTGAAACTATATCGAAGGAGAGCTGATGAAAGTTTTGCAAATCAGCATCGTGGAGTTTGTCGTAGTCCGTAGAGAGATTTCTAAAATTTACAAACCAGTCCTTGTTGAGACACTTGAAAACCAGGGGAAACTTTATGTAAACGTCCTCATCAAGTTCTCCATGAAGAAATGTATTGTAAACATTCATTTGGTGGAGTTCCCAATCTTAGGCTACTGCCACTGCGAGTATTGTGCAAATTGTTACCATCTTTATCACTGGAAAAAACGTTTCATTGTAATCCAAGACttttagttgattatttttcaaaattatcagTCTTGCTTTGAACCTCTCTATTGTCCCGTcataattgtatttaattttataaacccaCTTTCACTCATGTGCTTTCTTTCCTGGAGGAAGGATTGTGAGCTTCCAAGTATCATTGAGTTGAAGTGCACGAATTTCTTGGGACATCGCTTCGTGCCAACACTCATCTCTAACTGCTTGAGACAATAAAGGCTCTTGTTCTGTCTGGAGAGAGGCAAGAAAGCTGCAGTGttgtttgaaaaagaaattataattCACAAAATTTTGTATAGGATAGGACACCCTTGAAGATTTTGATTGAGAGGGAGGTTGGTCGGTAGGGCCTATTGGTATCGCAGCAGCAGAGACAAAATCGCGCAACCTGACTAAGGGTGTCTTCATGCGGTAACCCCGACCAAGTGGAACGTCCATCGTGActagtggtagatcagaaattgGCGTTGTTTCTACTACACTTGATTCCGATGCATCATCAGCGATGTACTCTTCAATCTCATCATTGAGTTCATGTCCCCCTTTTGGTCAATACGTTGTTCAATAAGGGAGTTCGCATCACAGTCATTCAAGTGTGAAGTACTGGTCTCGTTGTGTGTGTCTTCTTCAACAATTGTTTCTGTCACAAGAGGTCCAATATCTTCAATCCTTGGTTCCAAAATTTGATCCGCTTTAAAGGGAAACACATCTTTAACAAAATGAACGTCACGAGAAACAAAGAAAACTTCTTTTTCCAAGTCAAATAGTTTCCATCCTTTTTGCCCAAAAAGATACCCGACAAACACACATTTTTTACTACGGCTGGCAAATTTGTCCCGTTGCCTTTTCTGATTTTGAGCATAACACAAAGAGCAAAAAATTCGCAAGTGCTCATAACTTGGAATTGTTCAATGAAAAACCTATATGGAGTCTTGCCCTTCAGTACTGAGGATGGCGTACGGTTAATTAAATAGCGAGCAGTTAAGACACATTCTCCCCAAAATTGGATAGGAAGATTGCCTTGAAAACATAATGATCTAGCAACATTGAGAATATGTTGATGTTTGCGCTCCACTCGTTCATTTTGTTGCGGTGTATTAACACATGACGATTGGTGAACAATGCCTTGTTGACTTGTTGTAGGAAGTATTGTTTTAAACACATGAATTCCGTTCCATTATCAGATCGcactattttaatatatttattatattggcGTTCAACCAAagcgaaaaaaattttcactgtGATTGATAACTCAACCTTTTCTTTCAACAAATATATCCAAACCGCTCGTGAACAATCATCCACAATAGTTCAGAAATACGAAGTACTACACGAGGAGGGAGTTCTATCGGATCGCCACAAGTCACAAtggattaaataaaaaatattggaagCTTGATAGTCACTCGAAAAAAACTTATCTCTTGTTTGTTTAGATTTTTTACAAATTTCACAAATCTCATTGATTGTATATTTTTCACTTATATTACGAAACATTTGcacaatttaaaataatagatACCTAGTCTTTTATACCAAAGTACTAGTTAATTTTCTAtccattaataatataatatctataactttatatatataatatttatgattatataattattttaataataattaattaatattaataaaataattttaaattatttgaactaatttttattattttctattattgAATCAAATTATACGTGGTAACTTTTTTTCTCACATTAACTATTGACTTTCTTactcattaattaaaattatgtgAATACAAAAATCTAACTAGATcacaattccctttccctctaaGGTGCATCAAACTCCAATCTTAAACAATTAATAATGGACcattataaaattttatcaatAATTGTAAGGAATCAAGATGGTTCCAGCAAAAATTCAATCAaatatttttggatgaatttaaaatttctatataaataatatttatgttaggtattaggatgttttttttctttgtaaattagATAGTTCTTactctattttatgatttatcataTTTTAGGCATTTGGAGAGAAAATGAGAGTGAAGAGACGAAAACTAATTGAGAGTTTTCGTGATTCACGTGGCAATGATACTAAACGTATCTCCTCCTAATTTAAATGTAgtgaaatatttaataactaatattttaaatcataaataaataaaactaattactatatttataattaattaagttattccATTCTTAATTGAtttagtgcatgtttgggcgccattattttgttaaaaaaagatcttttttcaatgaaaaaatatctttttttaattttttaacgtgtttgacaaatttctagtagtaaaagtaaaagcactagtaaaataaaaaaagatttttttttagaagctgtaatttacatctttttttaaaagatcttttttccttaaaaaaaagatgtttttcatgtaataaataaacaaaaaagtatttttatattgttatacccaaacataattgatagataaaaagacctttttacatgagatatccaaacataaaattacttttacttctctatacgatcttttaaaaaaagataaatcaaaaaaagatcttttcttaaagatcacccaaacaagcccttagAGTTGGTTCATATACTTTTCCaaattttattagttataatATTTTCTCCTCTCCTTTACGAAAATTCTAAAGGTGAATGCTATGGTGCCTTTGATATTGTGCCTAACTTACTAAAAAAGAcaaatagataatatttaataaatttaaatattttactttttgttttaaacattttattttgagaaaaaaaCAGATAGGtcctgattttttaaatttttgacaaatacattcttgacaaaatttaaatacaaaaaagtccctgactttaacaaacggaggacaatttagtccttccgtctatttgcctctcatacaccaaacGAAACTGGCTGATgtggctgaaacggtgtccaggtatccgttacggtgccacgctggaagggcaataaagttcgaaggacaaataagtccttgacgtcattttacaaataaagttcgaaggacaaataggtccttgagatttttttttaattatgcttctattatgtttctattatgagaatttagtttataaaattatacttgtattttgaaatctagttaacttgttgtattctccaatttaaattatttgtattaaaattgtagAAATTGGGCTTATTctatttctacttttttttttcttaaattgcattagttcagttttagtgcatttatgtattatattagaatttgttaaattgcattagttcagttttcatcataccagtagcattagttagcatcagttcatttatgcatcaagttagcataagttcatttgtgcatcattcatgtattaagttggcattagtgcatttgtgtattatattagaactagtatttttatccataataataacattacgagaataattttttttaaattatagttcactttgttctaacagtataaattatgcatgacacaaaagatttataaaatcaaactacttttacaaaaaagtcgtaagttgacaaaagtttttgactaagaagaccaagatatccgcagataaaaaattaaataataacatttttagttattatttttatatgaaaaagtctaatttttattaataattaattttaacgttcgttatctaaaatttaaaataatttaatatgtatatttttacatttaatatattttaattgtaaaaaaatcaaatgacatattttgatttgtcaaattgctaatataaaatataattatatatagagtaaaaatagtagagaaaaatataaaaatagaaagaaatagatgagagaatttaggaaatgagtttattaattttgaaaaaaaaatctcaagaacctatttgtccttcgaactttatttgtaaaatgatgtcaaggacttatttgtcctttgAACTTTATTTCCCTTCCAGCGTGGCATCATAATGGACACTtggacaccgtttcagccacgtcagccaaTTCCGTTTGGTGTATGAGAGGAAAATAGACGGAAGAACTAAATTGTCCTCTATTTATTAAAATCAGGgactttttgtatttaaattttgtcaaaaatatatttatcaaaaatttaaaaagtcagggacctatatatttttttcccatttattttttactttcaaaaaaatattaaacaatttaAACACCATAATAAAACACATCATAGAACTCACCAATTCTAAAAGGTAAAGATAACTAGATGTACCATTAGAATAACTGCAAAACTCCCCACCCGCACcctttccaaaaataaaaaaccaaataacaataaaaaaacaaGATGGAGAATGGCTCCGCAAGCATGAGGAGCGAGATCGTCAAGAAAAGAAGCAGGAGCTGAGTTCCAACTGATGAAATTGAAGGTTTTACTGCTTATCTGCGACAGCTTTGAGAGCTCACCACGTTTCGGATTTCGATATTTTGAGCTCGATTCAACACACCATTCCCAATTTCAAAACATGGGTGCTTCAGAGTCTACTCTACAAGTATAATTATTTCTTATATTCAATTCTATGTTGTTTTTGTTTGCTTTGTTAATTTGTTATGGCTGAAGGCACCGGGTGACAAAATCACCACCGTAACTGAGCGATCCGCAGCCTCTGACCCCATCTTGGACAAGCTCAAATCCCTCAAACTGGTATGTAGTACGTTCTTTGTTTTTGTTAGTAATTAGTAAGAACACCAGGTGTTTGattatttgtttctttgtttttttatccTTCTCTTAACTTTATTGTTCCTGTATTGTAGACATCGCCCATTCTAACGTCTCCCCCATCAGAGGGTACCTTGACTGAGATCTTGGTGAGAAGGCCTTCCTCCTCAGTTCCAGGTAAGCATCTCCTATGCCTTAATCATTCTACTTTCCCCCCAATATGTTCATTCATATCATATATACTTCGGTTGCAACTGATTAATCCTCAAAAATCAAAACTGAAAACTCAAATAAATTGTTTTTTGGTGAATTATTACTTAATAtgttacttgcataatatatgacctATGATAAAGGTTTTGGATACTGTAACTTTAAGGCAAACTGATTGTAGAATAAGCAACGATACTCGATCCCTTACTGTTGCTTATCTGCCAAGGCTAAAGCTATAAACCCTTCAGTTTCTCTTTAAAACCGTTACCCCTTGTTTCCTTTCCATGCTTCAATTAACAAAAGCTGACGGCATAGATATCTCTATATGTCATGCTAGATTGCAAAATTGAACATTGCTGAATGGAATGCCCTCCACTCATTGATGTGAGAGAGAACCTCTGTTCCTTTCTTATGGTTTTATTGATTTTATGAAACACTTTGATGTGAGTAAGATTCAGGATTTTCAGCTTTGCTTAAGAAGGTTGGCTCATTTCATGGTGGCAGTCCTCTTAAAGCAAATACTTAGCAGCTCTCTTTTTATGGTTGAAACAGCTATAGTGAATCCAAAGGTTATACTGGAGCTCTTCTCAATCTATCGTGAGTGGCAAGAGGAAAAGGCTGAAAAAATCAGCAAAAGACAGGTCTGTTCAATAAACGAATGATCTAGTTTTTAACATAATATGTTGGTTCAAGAAATGTAATCGTGGTGTGGTGTTTTGGGAATGCCAGTTACAATGGTATGATGATAATTTGTCAAGACCTCAATTTTTTGGCTGTATAATGCTGCATGAAATGGGAAATTGCTTCATATCTTCAATAATGGTAAAATGTCATGATGTAAAGTTTATTGATAGCATCTCATAAGTTTTGAAACTTGAAGAATTGCCTGCAAAGTCAATCATAGAGTTCAACCATAGTGAAATCCTAATACATTAGCTAAAACTAGACTGTTTCAACCTTCCACACTGATTAAAAGGATTTGTAATTTTGTATACCTTTTTAACtatttcaatataaaaatattgGTGGTGAATGATCATGAAAAAGTTATCTCCTATCATTAGTTTGACTTTTCCAGGCAGGAGATTCTGAATGGTGATGCTAATTCTTTGTTTAGTTTAGTGAATTGAAGTATGTTTGGAGAggaaaaattgacaaaaataaataaataaaatgatgaATAGTAGGGAACCCTTACATGGTGATAACTGCCGGCTTAATGTGTCTAATGTACATATGCAGTGGACATGATTATCAAATTCAAAATAAGTTACCAAGTCGGATGAATCTTTATCAGAATGTGAAACTCCTATTTTCTGGCTACCCCTTGatcattttttttgttgtttctatATTATGTTGTTTCGACTATCATTGTATTGTTGCCACTTAGGAAACTTGACTTGTATTCCTTCATTATGACTTATAAAAGCAATGAGATATTCCTGTTATCCTGTACATGCAGAAAATTGACACAAATCCTTGCAGGAGGAGatagaaaacaaaatagaagtcGCAGATGCTCTGGCAATCAAACTTCTTCAGAGATATAACTACTCCATGTCCACAATGAGGACTACTTCACAGCATCTATCGGGAGGTAATTATTAACACACGAGTTTTAATAATGTGTGCACTCAAGGTCTTCATAACTTTGTAGGCGCAGTGAGTAAAACTGTAAAAATCTGTGACAGATGGTTTCAGAATCTGTTAACTTGAAAGAGAAGATTCCTTCTTTCAATGGTCTTAAGCTCATAGAACTTTAGAAGGCTCACCAAATCATAATATCCTGACCATGTTTATACTTTGAGCTAGTGATGATTACGACCACATATTTTTCCGGCTTACCATTGTTTGTGCATTCAGTTCATTCACTTCAGGTGGAAATTGGTGAGCTCAAAGGAAGGTTGACTGAAGTTATCAATAACTGCGACGCATTGTGCAAGAGGATTGCAGCAGAGGGCCCAGAATCTCTCCAATCTTCTGTCAAGCCCTTCGCATTTTCTACAGTTGACAAAGATAAAAACTTAGC
Coding sequences within it:
- the LOC112800798 gene encoding uncharacterized protein, which gives rise to MKLKVLLLICDSFESSPRFGFRYFELDSTHHSQFQNMGASESTLQAPGDKITTVTERSAASDPILDKLKSLKLTSPILTSPPSEGTLTEILVRRPSSSVPAIVNPKVILELFSIYREWQEEKAEKISKRQEEIENKIEVADALAIKLLQRYNYSMSTMRTTSQHLSGVHSLQVEIGELKGRLTEVINNCDALCKRIAAEGPESLQSSVKPFAFSTVDKDKNLASPSSLPTVSETNSPSTDA